A genomic stretch from Festucalex cinctus isolate MCC-2025b chromosome 13, RoL_Fcin_1.0, whole genome shotgun sequence includes:
- the c18h3orf33 gene encoding protein C3orf33 homolog isoform X3 has protein sequence MPESSRESQTEDGRRRMPQTQRQNTASYNIVSTISQLADDNLTLVRSISGGLAVTGVILIARSLKLITKFQSVSEIPTRFVENNISLRGKVHSVKEQSLQVEHVPIYLPLLSPLLAKQKDGKIWLQRSIVPTQTVWLKLISRQDDTLHCLVAHSKGSSWGRSVNEEALCLGLARTAPITGLSADTRLYWRLHKRLHRAEVKAEKKRLGLWKEASQWERAVEAVRDSALFRLIRRIFGRI, from the exons ATGCCGGAGTCCAGCAGAGAATCACAAACTGAGGACGGGAGAAGACGCATGCCACAAACACAGCGACAAAACACGGCTTCATACAACATCGTGTCTACTATTTCTCAGTTGGCAGATGATAATCTCACACTTGTACGG AGCATAAGTGGCGGGCTTGCTGTTACTGGGGTGATTCTAATTGCAAGGAGCCTCAAACTG ATCACCAAATTCCAATCAGTGTCCGAGATCCCCACTCGCTTCGTGGAGAACAACATCAGCCTTCGCGGGAAAGTTCATTCCGTCAAGGAGCAAAGCCTCCAAGTGGAGCACGTGCCCATTTACCTGCCGCTGCTGTCACCTCTACTCGCCAAACAAAAAG ACGGCAAAATATGGCTGCAGAGGAGCATAGTTCCCACCCAGACGGTGTGGTTGAAGTTGATCAGCCGACAGGACGACACGCTGCACTGTTTGGTGGCTCACAGCAAG GGGTCGTCATGGGGCCGCTCCGTCAACGAGGAGGCGCTGTGTCTGGGTCTAGCCCGCACTGCTCCCATTACTGGGCTGTCAGCGGACACTCGCTTATACTGGCGTCTGCACAAGCGGCTGCACAGGGCCGAGGTCAAAGCGGAGAAGAAGCGTTTGGGTCTGTGGAAGGAAGCGAGCCAGTGGGAGAGGGCAGTCGAGGCTGTGCGGGACAGTGCATTATTCCGGCTGATTAGGAGGATCTTTGGGAGGATCTGA
- the c18h3orf33 gene encoding protein C3orf33 homolog isoform X1, with amino-acid sequence MPESSRESQTEDGRRRMPQTQRQNTASYNIVSTISQLADDNLTLVRSISGGLAVTGVILIARSLKLITKFQSVSEIPTRFVENNISLRGKVHSVKEQSLQVEHVPIYLPLLSPLLAKQKGAPTSTLLVNLAGVDLTADGKIWLQRSIVPTQTVWLKLISRQDDTLHCLVAHSKGSSWGRSVNEEALCLGLARTAPITGLSADTRLYWRLHKRLHRAEVKAEKKRLGLWKEASQWERAVEAVRDSALFRLIRRIFGRI; translated from the exons ATGCCGGAGTCCAGCAGAGAATCACAAACTGAGGACGGGAGAAGACGCATGCCACAAACACAGCGACAAAACACGGCTTCATACAACATCGTGTCTACTATTTCTCAGTTGGCAGATGATAATCTCACACTTGTACGG AGCATAAGTGGCGGGCTTGCTGTTACTGGGGTGATTCTAATTGCAAGGAGCCTCAAACTG ATCACCAAATTCCAATCAGTGTCCGAGATCCCCACTCGCTTCGTGGAGAACAACATCAGCCTTCGCGGGAAAGTTCATTCCGTCAAGGAGCAAAGCCTCCAAGTGGAGCACGTGCCCATTTACCTGCCGCTGCTGTCACCTCTACTCGCCAAACAAAAAG GTGCGCCCACGTCAACCTTGCTGGTGAACCTCGCCGGTGTGGATTTGACCGCAGACGGCAAAATATGGCTGCAGAGGAGCATAGTTCCCACCCAGACGGTGTGGTTGAAGTTGATCAGCCGACAGGACGACACGCTGCACTGTTTGGTGGCTCACAGCAAG GGGTCGTCATGGGGCCGCTCCGTCAACGAGGAGGCGCTGTGTCTGGGTCTAGCCCGCACTGCTCCCATTACTGGGCTGTCAGCGGACACTCGCTTATACTGGCGTCTGCACAAGCGGCTGCACAGGGCCGAGGTCAAAGCGGAGAAGAAGCGTTTGGGTCTGTGGAAGGAAGCGAGCCAGTGGGAGAGGGCAGTCGAGGCTGTGCGGGACAGTGCATTATTCCGGCTGATTAGGAGGATCTTTGGGAGGATCTGA
- the c18h3orf33 gene encoding protein C3orf33 homolog isoform X2 produces the protein MFCPLYICLLSIPSILYFAWPHWSCGEQSISGGLAVTGVILIARSLKLITKFQSVSEIPTRFVENNISLRGKVHSVKEQSLQVEHVPIYLPLLSPLLAKQKGAPTSTLLVNLAGVDLTADGKIWLQRSIVPTQTVWLKLISRQDDTLHCLVAHSKGSSWGRSVNEEALCLGLARTAPITGLSADTRLYWRLHKRLHRAEVKAEKKRLGLWKEASQWERAVEAVRDSALFRLIRRIFGRI, from the exons ATGTTTTGTCCACTCTATATATGTCTTCTATCCATCCCATCCATTTTATATTTTGCTTGGCCTCATTGGTCTTGTGGAGAACAG AGCATAAGTGGCGGGCTTGCTGTTACTGGGGTGATTCTAATTGCAAGGAGCCTCAAACTG ATCACCAAATTCCAATCAGTGTCCGAGATCCCCACTCGCTTCGTGGAGAACAACATCAGCCTTCGCGGGAAAGTTCATTCCGTCAAGGAGCAAAGCCTCCAAGTGGAGCACGTGCCCATTTACCTGCCGCTGCTGTCACCTCTACTCGCCAAACAAAAAG GTGCGCCCACGTCAACCTTGCTGGTGAACCTCGCCGGTGTGGATTTGACCGCAGACGGCAAAATATGGCTGCAGAGGAGCATAGTTCCCACCCAGACGGTGTGGTTGAAGTTGATCAGCCGACAGGACGACACGCTGCACTGTTTGGTGGCTCACAGCAAG GGGTCGTCATGGGGCCGCTCCGTCAACGAGGAGGCGCTGTGTCTGGGTCTAGCCCGCACTGCTCCCATTACTGGGCTGTCAGCGGACACTCGCTTATACTGGCGTCTGCACAAGCGGCTGCACAGGGCCGAGGTCAAAGCGGAGAAGAAGCGTTTGGGTCTGTGGAAGGAAGCGAGCCAGTGGGAGAGGGCAGTCGAGGCTGTGCGGGACAGTGCATTATTCCGGCTGATTAGGAGGATCTTTGGGAGGATCTGA